The sequence TTAGGCTGCTGATTCAGCGGACGATATACGCAGCCTCACCGGCGAGGGATTGGAGGTGGCAACCGCCTCGTTGAACTGCGAGCGGTCAGCGGAGCAGCCGGGAAGAGACTTCTCCTGGTCCCTGGACACTTGGATCGAAAGTGAATAAGGGAGACTGGACGAGAAGGGAAGAAAGGTACGCTGGCGGCTGGTCGAGCGGAGCAACCAAGAAAAAACTTCTCCTGGACCTTGGACGCGTGGACTAGAAATGCACAAGGTAGATGACTCAGAACGACGGAAGAGTACATGCCGCCGCATATACTACCATGCGGGTTATGTGTAACTTTATGATTACTTAAAATTAGTGGGTTCCAATTATCTGTCGCCACGTCACCCTCAAGTCACTACTTTGCGgatagcatctactcaaccATCTTTTGGGTTGGGCTTTAATTTAGTTTAGAAATCCTAAAATTGAAAGAGGCCACtcataagatatatatatatatatatatattttgtttaaaaaaaaattgggtcgGGTGGGTTCGGGTTACTGGGTTACCTGATATTTTTCGGATCAACCCAAACCCacatgaaagaaaaaaaatttgtgggTTGGAATTCGGGCCTGACCCGTTTCAACCCGAACCCGAAAAAGCACAAACCCAAACCCGGTATTTTTCGTGTCGGGTTCATTTTTTACACCCCTAATTTCAATGCAGATATAATATGGGCAGAATCTCCAGTGATGATGACCGGTAAAGCCGCGGCTTTTGCCGGCGATAATGGGTAACAATGGAAAGTGaaataaattgaaattgaatgaccCGAGGGTATTTCAAATCTAATATAAAGTTTAAATAGATGAGGTAAAACAGCAAGTGGTAGAGAACCTCCGAAGGTGACGGGGATTGAACCGGCGATGGTGGCGGCAGTACTAGCGTCAGTGGTGATGGGTGGGAAGGGCTGGGATACCGTATCGAAATATCGATTTTTTGGCATATCGTACCGAATTGTTTTCGATATACTGACATTTTTGCGATATACCGAAAAAATTTTCGGTATGAGTGTTGATTTTTTCTATactaaaatttcagaattttgatATTGGTACTtgtgtgaattttttttagtaCATTATACGATATATCGAAAACCCACCCAAAATGAAAGATGGGTAACAATTGAAAAAGGGGTGGGTATTGGTAAGACTATCAAATCGGGGTAAAAAATAAAagcataataaattataaaataaattaacaatgGGACACGtgtcaaaaaataaatagtttttGGTCTTGTTCTTTTGCCAGCTCGGACGAACCTATCATTTTATTAAGACATCGTTTGGTTTGGTGTACTATTAATATATGTAAAACTTATTACATTTAATTTCGTGTttttctcgtcatattatttatatatctattaattattaattttacatcaatcaaatcattaataatttatcttacatcaatcaaatcatttaatttaaattactatattactcttataaataatattattcatattttatttattattaaaaagacaaaatggtaatttatcaatttcatataaaatttaatcaaataaattataatctatcaatcaaatcaaatatatattaactattatttcttatttatttttattacattatattatttatatatgtattacttatcctatcactcaaaccaaacagtGTCTATATACATACTTACTGATTAATCTCTTCTATTATATGAAGTGTGATGTCACATCAAGATGGTACGTTAGAGTGGCCtctttgttttttaattttgtttacaataatttattttttttattttctacaattttaataaaaaaacggAATGTGCAAGATCGCGAACGTGTATGCAACATGTGTACATAAAAATGCATTGTATAAAAACACAACGTGtgcaattaaataataataattattattaataaaaggAGAGGTTTTTGAGTGGAATAAAAAGAGAGGTGTCAATATAACATTTTTTtggtgattttttttaaaattctaaaattatcCTTAATTTACTTTTTTATTAACCCTAATGTGATTCCttgttaattttaaaaaaaaattgttttcgttcaaaaaaaaatctgaatttgTTATCTCTACCACAGTCTATAAATCattcaattttatatttttttttggttaaaaacaATAGAATATCTTCAATATTTGTGAACATGTATTTGCATATGCCATCATTGTTAATTATAATCATGTGTACAAATTATTAGGGGTGGTTTTTCGATATACCTTACTACAAATattgatatgaaaaaaattcataccgataccgatagtAAAATTCCGAAACATTGGTacgaaaaaaatccatattgataccgtataaATACcgaaaaaattcggtataccaaaaaaatatctgtatatcgaaaaaatttcggtacggtatgtcaAAATTATGGTATTTCGATATGTTATGTCAGCCCTACAAATTATACATAACGTAATGGAATACTGGaaataacaaaacaaatctAGTTTCTTGTGGTGAGCCAGGGGCGGACCCAGAAAATTTGGTCAGGGGGGCACAATTACGGACGGAGTTATGTGTTGTTCCGCTCGGATGGTCGGTTGGGCGacctaatattttttttattttttatacattaAATTTAGTCAACTTTGTCAATATCCCcgtgaaaaatttttaaaataaaaagataaaatctcaacacataaaaaaataaagagcTTAGAAAATTTTAGTTTGGATAGAAATAAAAATCTGGCTCCGTTATTGGAtacaattcataaaaaaatcatgaatgTGCATTTTATATCAACTAAAAGACggccaaaaaatttaaaacattataATCAATTCATAATAATTCATTATACAATTATTTGATGAGTTATTAAAcatattttctttaaaatataataaatcaatattatttaaaattaacacgtatcatattttattttattaaaaaattaatacaaatatacactaaaatttttttaaaaaatttgagggGGGGTCGTGCCCCCCTTACCCTACATGGGTCCGCCCCTGCGGTGAGCATTGGTCAAAACCGAACCAACCAAACTGAAATTAACAAAATCAAAGGTACAGATTTTTTCCACCAACTGAACGACTGAATTTTTTAGTCAAAGCCAACTAATTGAACCGATTAAAGATCGACTGTTTAGGTCGGTTTTCTAAcaattgattttgttgtattcTCGGATGTAATCTGTTAATCAATCAAAGCCATTAGAATTAAATCGATTGAGGTTATTTTCCATTGAACTTTATGGCCTCGGAAAACTCAAAACTGCATAAATTATCCAAGTAAATCGATCATTTATTAATTCATTTCGCAAATAAAaaaaagggggttttgaagAAAAATCCCTAAACACATATACAATTTTAAATTCAGTCCCCTTGCCTTTACACTTTTGTCTGCACTCCCTAACaccacaaaattttattttttactccatattttaattattatttactgATTTtacactttaaatttaattaaaataagatataatataataaaataaaattcaatgcCTCGGGAATATCTTTCACTTCCATTCCATCGAGAATGGGTTCTCTCAGTTGCTTGAAACCCCACGGCTGAAGAACTCCATCAACTAGCGGCACCAATTGACCGAAGTTTGGAAGCGACCGACGACGAGGAACAAGCATAACCAACCGAGCAAAGGTTCGATTATTCTTCAGATGTTGGATTTATATGAACGATTCTTGGAAAAGGTTATGCAGTATTAATCAAAGATGAGTTACTGTGTAGATTTCTGAAAATTGATTGatgtataaattttcaaaattatttatttaaatcttcaGCTCTAACCTGGAAACATTAAGACAAATTTGGTATGGGTTTTAGATTGTTTATTTTCTTAAGTTTAATAGATGGATCTGGATATGGTTTTTATAGGTGTTAATGTCTTTTATATTTcatcttaaaattttattgatataattgattttggtaGTTGTGAATTAATCTGTAGTGATCCATCTAAAAATGGTGTACAAATCTTTTAAataatttgtatatatatttttaataaatttgtgTCCATTGTAAATCTTCTTGTAAATTACATAGTTCTGAATTTTGTGTTTTATTCTTGATAGGCACAACCAACATGGAGTCCTGTTCTGGAGGAAATTCTAATTTTTCCTTTATTGGTAGTTGTCAGTACCTTAAAGGCCTTTATCTAATTTCAATTCCTAATGGTGCTACGCTGATGGAGTTGTTCCAGAATCTCGGACAAAAATGTTCGAATATTAACCTTGAAATGACGACGTTGCTTTTCACAGCCCCTCACAAGAAGATGGAAGTCACTTTGATTGACAATGATGATGTGCGTAACATGATAAATCTTCATATGTGTATGAAGTTGAATATCATTGAATTGAGAGCAGAAAGAAAGACTGATCAAAGTTACCGTAGCACAAACGTTGACAGGTAATTATTTTGCattgttttattattaatttttttatagtcacGTATTTgacttttatttttgttgtataattacttaatttatttgtgaaaatcTGAATAAATGGACCATGCATAGTTATATTGTCTGAGTTATATTTTGTATTGGCGTGGTAAGGGTTCAAACTGAAGATGAGACACATTCGACAAGTGGCACACATCTCGAAGTTTGCAGTATGAGTAATTCTATTGATTCGTGGCGTTAGTGCATACGTGGTGTTGGTCAAACATTTAAAGATGCAGCTAATTTCCGAAATTGTATTAAAAACTATGTCATTGCTATCAGACGTTCATTTTCCTATGTGAAAAATGATAGTCAGAAGATCATTGTTGTGTGTAGTGATGCAAATTGTTCATGGAGAATATATGCATCTAAACATCAATCAGATAATGCATTTGGCATTAGAAATTGTAATTTAACTCATAGTTGTCGTGATGACAATTTAAGAACTAGAGGACATCCTAAAGCTGATTCCTCTTGGGTATGTAACTTGGTGAAAGATAAGTTGAGGGGAGAGCCATCATATCGTCCAATTACAATGATTAAGGACATACAAAGAGATTTCGGAGTGGAAATTAAATACCACAAAGTTTGGACGGGCAAAGAAATGGCAATGAATGAAATTCATGGAACTGAGAAGGGGTCATATGATAAGTTGCGATGGTATTGTCACGCCATTAAAGAAACCAATCCTGGAAGCTATGTTTAATATGAGATTGATACGATGACAAATAGATTTGATCGGCTGTTCATATGTTTTCACGCTTGCCTTGTTGGTTTCGTTTGTGAATTTAGGCCATTAATATTTTTAGATGGAACCCACATCAAGAACAAGTACAAAGGAAGTATTCTAGTAGCTGTTGCAAAGGACGCAAATGATGATCTTTTCACCTTGGCATATGCAGTTGTGGATGCAGATAATGACTGTAACTGGCACTGGTTTTGTAATCGATTGAAAGATGTTCTAGCTTCAAAAAACATAACGTTCTTCCATAGCTTTACTTTCTTCTCTGACAGGCATCCTGGTTTGATTAAGGCTATTCAATCTGTGTTCCCTGGTAGTCATCATGCATATTGCTTAAGACATTTAGTAGACAATTTTGTGAAACAGGTTAGTatgacataaataaatatttatttactgTTATGTTATATTAACTGTTTGGTTCACAATTTTAATATTATGCATATTTATTGTAGGTATTGCGGAGGTACTCACTCCATAAGAAGAAGAAATGGTCATCTGTATTGAAAAAAGCGGCATATGCCTCATCGCGACATGAGTTTTTTGAGCTTATAAAATCTATAACCGAGTCAATGCCAATTGCACAAGAGTTTCTTGTGAATTCTTCACCTGATAATTGGGCAAATGCTCTATTTACGGGTAACTGATGGGGTGTGATTAACAACAATATTGCTGAAAGTTGGAATAGTTGGGTGAAACCTGCGCGCCACCTACCAATTATGGCAATGGTAGACAATATACGCATCCAAATTATGACAATGATGCACGAAAGAAGAGAAAAATCTTTGGTGATGGATAAAGATTTAACCCCTATAAAAGAAAAGGATGTTTCACTTGCTTATTCTCAGTCCCGCAGCTTCAAGGTCCATAGGTCATGTGGATTGAAATTTGAGGTTATAGATGGGGATAAAACTTTGGCAGTTGATTTGAGTTCATGGACGTGTTTATGTCGAGGTTGGCAAATCTATAAACTTCCTTGCAAGCATGCATGCGCTTGCATAGAATCAAAGTCGTTGTCGGTTTATGATTTTTGTGACAAATATTTTACGATCGGAGCTTATCGTGAAAGTTATAAATGTGTCATCAATCCTATACCAACATTTGATATGTATGAAGGTTATAATGATGAAGGTGAATCAATTTGTGCTCCTATCGTGCGTAGTCAACCAGGTCGTAGACGAACTATGAGGATCCCTTCTCAAGTTGAACATCGTCTGACAAAGTGTGGAAGGTGTAAAAAGCAAGGGCATAACAGGCGTACCTGCAAAGAAGCCTTTGAATGAACAGTTGATGATTTTGTATTGTTTAGTGTATTTTGTTTCTTATCATtcattaaaatatttgtttgtTTAATGAAGTTAATTGAAAACTAActgtttttcttttattttgttaGTCGTAAGAGGTTGCTACAACTCGAGCATGAAACAAGTGTTGAAGGCCATTGTAGGAGGCGTACAAGATCTGGTCGTGCTGCGTTTTGAGTTGTTTACATTATGTTGGTTAAATTGTGTGTCGGAATAATTATGTAGCAGTCTATGTTGTTACTTTGAGATGCATTATGTTGTTGTTCGTATTCAAGCTTGAACTTGGATTGTGGTACTTTTGGTCAATATATAGTCGTCTACTTTTCCATGGTGCAATGGTGTTTTTATGAGAATTCGTTGGatcattttttttgttggttTATGGTGGTTTATCATTTTTCAAATGGGTCATGTCAAAAAAATTTAGGATGGTTGTACGAAATCAATCAATTAGAATACAAATACGGTCATATATGGAACTTGATTGATAAAATTTGGTACTAACAATAATTAAGTGGGACATGATATTATAGTTACACAATAAACTTGAAGTTTACAAGAGTTCACATTAAATTCATAAAAGCGATACATCGTAACGATTTTCAATTATAACACTAATCCACATAGCATCAGAAGTCAAGACTACCCATCTAAATGTCCCACAGATTGACAAGAGTTATACACAACTAATCAATAAGTCATTATGATAATTAACAACAAAAAAAGAACGAACATTACAAAGATAAAACAACCACATCCAAAACAGCAACACACAAATACCATGCTTTCAGAATGTTTTCCACGGGCATCACAGTGGTCGTGCGTCATATGCGGTATAGTCGGTGCTGACCCGCGATCAGAAGAAGCTGAGGATTGCTCATTTACTGTAGAATATATCTTATTTTTTGACCGAGAACCACTGCTAAATTCTGAATTAGGTGGTTGTGTTTGTCCGCTGTAATTGTCATACCAAATAAAGCGGTTTGGATGATGAAGATCTTGAGGACATATATAGTAATAAACCCCTGGAAGAGTCGAGCATGGTCCTGCTTTCCGAAGTGACATcttgtgtagtgacccaacccggatccactacctaatcagagttatagtaaaagcgcacgcaataaaagcttaaagcgtaaagtgcggataattaaaatacaacaaatccaatcggcagaatgcaaccgacgttatcacaagtgtataagtactgttatacaaccaaatcgaaggttcagggtaaacaaatccctaccctctacaacctcgcactctccaaagctcaattctggtgagagccgcctggaccgtccagcctcagacatgccccgccacaaggtacacaatacctaaacacaggggcgtgagctagaacgctcaatacgaagcaatgatataaatacaaatatgcgcacacagatgatttaaaactcaagtgaaaacacttgctcatggcgccgaaaATAtatagtaccggctagagagctactccgcggggtactcgtatactccatatcagggctgagccaaccccatcctgacccgaatccaaaacaggatacaagcctcatatggaaactgtcatacctgactcgagtccaaaatgagatcattgttccctatggagattgtcaatgactcacatctctccggatgcagtcacacgtaaaatcatgtatgtgctaagacgataaaacatgctaaaacacgataaagcatatagcacatactcatgcaaaatacaagcaaatatatcatgccggctatctcggtcagtacgtacgtacctctaacactgctggtcaaacctagctctactgatctagactccaagcctactagtccagtctactagctactacaatgcaaatatccatgcatcaacaatcaagctctaaaagacttaatta comes from Henckelia pumila isolate YLH828 chromosome 4, ASM3356847v2, whole genome shotgun sequence and encodes:
- the LOC140861906 gene encoding uncharacterized protein — its product is MESCSGGNSNFSFIGSCQYLKGLYLISIPNGATLMELFQNLGQKCSNINLEMTTLLFTAPHKKMEVTLIDNDDVRNMINLHMCMKLNIIELRAERKTDQSYRSTNVDRRSFSYVKNDSQKIIVVCSDANCSWRIYASKHQSDNAFGIRNCNLTHSCRDDNLRTRGHPKADSSWVCNLVKDKLRGEPSYRPITMIKDIQRDFGVEIKYHKVWTGKEMAMNEIHGTEKGSYDKLRWPLIFLDGTHIKNKYKGSILVAVAKDANDDLFTLAYAVVDADNDCNWHWHPGLIKAIQSVFPGSHHAYCLRHLVDNFVKQVLRRYSLHKKKKWSSVLKKAAYASSRHEFFELIKSITESMPIAQEFLVNSSPDNWANALFTGN